From Chryseobacterium sp. H1D6B, a single genomic window includes:
- a CDS encoding T9SS type A sorting domain-containing protein — MRKLLLLFIFTASIIGFSNNLKAQLREPGSISQKSDDGVLVAYPNPAKDFLVVRAKDPSLKIKNAIFYSILGTQVANYSVNMNSGEINIEKLKPGKYLIRYILSDNTQKVTQIVKQ, encoded by the coding sequence ATGAGAAAACTTTTACTTTTATTTATCTTTACGGCCTCAATTATTGGATTTTCCAATAATTTAAAAGCACAGCTAAGAGAGCCCGGTTCCATCTCTCAGAAGTCGGATGATGGGGTTTTGGTAGCCTATCCAAATCCTGCGAAAGACTTCCTTGTGGTAAGAGCAAAAGATCCTTCTTTGAAAATAAAGAATGCTATTTTTTATTCGATATTAGGAACTCAAGTTGCTAACTACTCTGTAAATATGAATTCCGGAGAGATTAACATTGAAAAATTAAAACCCGGAAAATATTTGATCCGTTATATTTTGAGTGACAATACCCAAAAGGTGACTCAAATAGTTAAACAATAA